The following coding sequences are from one Salvia hispanica cultivar TCC Black 2014 chromosome 3, UniMelb_Shisp_WGS_1.0, whole genome shotgun sequence window:
- the LOC125214209 gene encoding protein FLOWERING LOCUS D isoform X1 has protein sequence MTANLFMDSSSQNSNSPTSNQVDASLQSALPPIPSSSNPTAARHSNLNPNIVQNPTSDANSVHDHFLFVAIPKGKRRGRPRNLTPHQNHVRLSSLSLNSGVSTTGASLESSSSGQVIRTRLHSRGSLASKKHGSSSNYATPAKKSVDDMSDEIIVINKDATAEALTALTSGFPADSLTDEEIDYGVVSVVGGIEQVNYILIRNHIITKWRENVSSWITKEMFVDIVPKHFGALLDRAYGYLVTHGYINFGVAPGIKERILVDPKQPSVIVVGAGLAGLAAARQLMAFGFKVTVLEGRKRAGGRVYTKKLEGNNRVAAVDLGGSVLTGTLGNPLGILARQLSFSLHKVRDKCPLYRVDGTPVDPVSDRKVEAGFNQLLDKLSKNRQLMGEVSQDVSLGAALETFRDPLDEEEMNLFNWHLANLEYANASLLSRLSLAFWDQDDPYDMGGDHCFLPGGNGRLVQALLENVTIHYDKIVQAIRYGSDGVQVVVGGGQVYEGDMVLCTVPLGVLKSRSIEFIPELPQRKLDAIRRLGFGLLNKVALLFPHAFWGTDLDTFGHLSDHPSRRGEFFLFYSYATVAGGPLLIALVAGEAAYRFETADPTDSVQRVLRILRDIYEPQGIEVPDPIQTVCTRWGGDPLSCGSYSNVSVGASGDDYDILAESVGDGRLFFAGEATNRRYPATMHGALLSGFREAANMAQYTKVRASKIKAEKIPSQNAHTCASILADLFRQPDVEFGSFALLFSRKNADPMAILRVTFGGHRKKPDQQFSNKLLFEQLHSHFNQQQEFHVYTLLPKQQALELREVRGGDETRLNYLEKVGVKLIGRKGLGPSADSIIASVKAERSSRRRSRNRNPSLSGMPKPRVAATNPRQIRKAKIIRHNNNIFSSPSKNIESKAGSSGSLAESRILVNSNGSDTGVRAVMSNKDQPPPNSLDCVDSTSESTCPISQNNGHNNGIATPLGLPIGSMASCSDNSLAPPDSNDVLILADEQSSTPSNFLGSSLIPASSSSLETVLSVTDNLSLPHVDVLMGLPGDTSASNTQLIGCQSSEIEATAVSRNCSMAPSSSNLHSVGPQTQDSAMDIADSISCISNQDNIFEDILNELLPPSSTNSSTWQFTGKL, from the exons atgacTGCAAACCTTTTCATGGATTCATCAAGCCAAAACTCTAATTCGCCAACCTCTAATCAGGTCGATGCTTCTCTCCAATCCGCCCTTCCTCCCATTCCTTCAAGCTCTAACCCCACCGCAGCTCGTCACTCCAATTTGAATCCCAACATTGTGCAAAACCCTACTTCAGATGCCAATTCAGTCCATGATCACTTTCTTTTTGTGGCGATACCCAAAGGCAAAAGGCGAGGCCGGCCCCGGAACCTGACACCACACCAAAACCATGTAAGGCTGTCTTCTCTGTCTCTCAATAGCGGCGTGAGTACTACAGGGGCTTCTTTGGAAAGTTCTAGTTCAGGCCAGGTTATTAGGACTAGGCTGCATAGCCGAGGCAGTCTAGCGTCGAAGAAACATGGATCCAGTTCAAATTATGCTACTCCGGCAAAGAAAAGTGTGGACGACATGTCTGATGAGATCATCGTGATAAATAAGGATGCCACTGCTGAGGCATTGACTGCGCTTACATCCGGATTCCCGGCTGATTCGCTTACTGATGAGGAAATAGATTATGGGGTTGTTTCCGTGGTGGGAGGAATAGAACAGGTTAACTATATATTGATTAGGAATCATATAATTACTAAGTGGCGTGAGAATGTGTCGAGTTGGATAACGAAGGAAATGTTTGTGGACATTGTGCCAAAGCATTTTGGGGCACTATTGGATAGGGCTTATGGTTACTTAGTTACACACGGGTATATTAACTTTGGGGTGGCGCCTGGAATAAAGGAGAGGATTCTGGTTGACCCGAAACAACCAAGTGTGATAGTGGTTGGGGCTGGGCTTGCGGGCTTGGCTGCTGCAAGGCAGTTGATGGCTTTTGGTTTTAAGGTTACAGTCTTAGAGGGTAGGAAGCGTGCTGGAGGGAGAGTGTATACAAAGAAATTAGAAGGTAACAATAGGGTAGCAGCTGTGGATTTGGGGGGGAGTGTGCTAACAGGCACTCTGGGGAATCCACTTGGGATTCTGGCTAGGCAGTTGTCGTTCTCACTTCATAAGGTGAGGGATAAGTGCCCTCTATATAGAGTGGATGGGACACCTGTTGATCCTGTATCAGATCGGAAAGTAGAGGCTGGTTTCAATCAGCTTTTAgacaaattaagtaaaaacAGGCAGTTAATGGGGGAGGTTTCGCAGGATGTGTCTCTTGGGGCTGCTTTGGAGACGTTCAGGGATCCCTTAGATGAAGAGGAAATGAACTTATTTAACTGGCATCTCGCAAACTTGGAATATGCAAACGCCAGTCTGCTGTCTAGGCTTTCATTAGCCTTTTGGGATCAAGATGATCCATATGATATGGGAGGGGACCATTGCTTTCTTCCTGGTGGAAATGGAAGACTGGTTCAGGCATTATTGGAGAACGTTACTATTCATTATGACAAAATTGTCCAGGCCATCCGTTATGGCAGTGATGGGGTGCAGGTTGTTGTTGGTGGAGGCCAAGTTTATGAGGGTGATATGGTTCTTTGCACGGTACCCCTGGGGGTTCTGAAAAGTCGGTCTATTGAGTTTATCCCTGAGTTGCCTCAGAGGAAGCTTGATGCGATAAGGAGACTGGGATTTGGCTTGTTAAACAAGGTTGCGTTGCTCTTTCCCCATGCATTTTGGGGGACTGATCTAGATACATTTGGCCATCTCTCTGATCATCCTAGCCGTCGAGGAGAGTTCTTTCTTTTCTATAGCTATGCAACCGTTGCTGGTGGTCCACTTTTGATAGCTTTAGTAGCAGGAGAAGCTGCGTACCGGTTTGAGACTGCAGATCCTACTGATTCTGTGCAAAGAGTGCTTCGGATTCTAAGAG ACATATACGAGCCACAAGGCATTGAAGTCCCAGATCCTATTCAAACTGTCTGTACAAGATGGGGAGGTGACCCCTTAAGTTGTGGTTCTTACTCGAATGTTTCAGTTGGGGCATCAGGAGatgattatgatattttagCAGAAAGTGTGGGGGACGGGAGACTTTTCTTTGCTGGCGAAGCTACCAATCGGCGTTATCCAGCAACCATGCATGGCGCTTTGCTTAGTGGGTTCAGAGAAGCTGCCAATATGGCTCAATATACTAAAGTTAGAGCATCAAAAATAAAAGCTGAGAAGATTCCATCACAAAATGCACACACATGTGCTTCTATTCTTGCAGATTTATTCAGGCAGCCTGATGTGGAATTTGGCAGTTTTGCCTTGCTATTTAGTAGAAAAAATGCTGATCCTATGGCTATTTTGAGGGTTACATTTGGTGGACACAGAAAGAAACCGGATCAGCAATTTTCTAACAAGTTACTTTTTGAGCAACTTCACTCTCATTTTAATCAGCAGCAGGAGTTTCATGTTTACACACTGCTACCTAAGCAACAAGCCCTCGAGCTGAGAGAGGTAAGGGGAGGTGATGAGACTAGGCTAAATTACCTTGAGAAGGTTGGTGTCAAGCTGATTGGAAGAAAGGGTTTGGGGCCATCAGCGGATTCCATAATTGCTTCGGTTAAGGCTGAGAGGAGCAGCCGCAGGCGCAGCCGTAACCGCAATCCTTCTTTATCTG GAATGCCAAAGCCGCGAGTAGCTGCCACCAACCCTAGACAGATTAG GAAGGCTAAAATTATACGGCACAACAACAACATATTTTCCAGCCCAAGCAAAAATATCGAAAGTAAAGCTGGCAGCAGTGGCAGTCTTGCAGAGTCTAGGATATTGGTCAATAGTAATGGCTCAGATACTGGAGTAAGAGCAGTTATGAGTAATAAAGACCAACCTCCTCCAAACTCACTTGACTGTGTTGACTCTACTAGTGAAAGTACATGCCCTATCTCTCAAAATAATGGGCATAATAATGGTATAGCAACTCCTTTGGGTCTTCCAATCGGGTCAATGGCGTCATGCAGCGATAACAGCCTTGCACCCCCGGATTCAAATGATGTGCTGATATTGGCCGACGAACAAAGTTCTACCCCTTCGAACTTTCTTGGCAGCAGCCTGATTCCTGCCAGTTCAAGCAGCTTAGAGACAGTTTTAAGTGTTACAGACAATCTGTCTCTGCCACATGTGGATGTTCTTATGGGCTTACCGGGTGATACCAGTGCTTCCAACACTCAGTTGATTGGTTGTCAGTCTTCTGAAATCGAGGCTACAGCAGTAAGCAGAAATTGCAGCATGGCACCTTCTAGTTCTAATCTTCACAGCGTTGGCCCTCAGACTCAAGACAGTGCTATGGATATTGCTGATAGTATTAGCTGCATATCTAATCAAGACAACATTTTTGAAGATATCTTGAATGAATTGCTTCCTCCTTCTAGCACAAACTCCAGTACTTGGCAATTCACAGGAAAATTGTAG
- the LOC125214209 gene encoding protein FLOWERING LOCUS D isoform X2 — protein sequence MTANLFMDSSSQNSNSPTSNQVDASLQSALPPIPSSSNPTAARHSNLNPNIVQNPTSDANSVHDHFLFVAIPKGKRRGRPRNLTPHQNHVRLSSLSLNSGVSTTGASLESSSSGQVIRTRLHSRGSLASKKHGSSSNYATPAKKSVDDMSDEIIVINKDATAEALTALTSGFPADSLTDEEIDYGVVSVVGGIEQVNYILIRNHIITKWRENVSSWITKEMFVDIVPKHFGALLDRAYGYLVTHGYINFGVAPGIKERILVDPKQPSVIVVGAGLAGLAAARQLMAFGFKVTVLEGRKRAGGRVYTKKLEGNNRVAAVDLGGSVLTGTLGNPLGILARQLSFSLHKVRDKCPLYRVDGTPVDPVSDRKVEAGFNQLLDKLSKNRQLMGEVSQDVSLGAALETFRDPLDEEEMNLFNWHLANLEYANASLLSRLSLAFWDQDDPYDMGGDHCFLPGGNGRLVQALLENVTIHYDKIVQAIRYGSDGVQVVVGGGQVYEGDMVLCTVPLGVLKSRSIEFIPELPQRKLDAIRRLGFGLLNKVALLFPHAFWGTDLDTFGHLSDHPSRRGEFFLFYSYATVAGGPLLIALVAGEAAYRFETADPTDSVQRVLRILRDIYEPQGIEVPDPIQTVCTRWGGDPLSCGSYSNVSVGASGDDYDILAESVGDGRLFFAGEATNRRYPATMHGALLSGFREAANMAQYTKVRASKIKAEKIPSQNAHTCASILADLFRQPDVEFGSFALLFSRKNADPMAILRVTFGGHRKKPDQQFSNKLLFEQLHSHFNQQQEFHVYTLLPKQQALELREVRGGDETRLNYLEKVGVKLIGRKGLGPSADSIIASVKAERSSRRRSRNRNPSLSGMPKPRVAATNPRQIRLKLYGTTTTYFPAQAKISKVKLAAVAVLQSLGYWSIVMAQILE from the exons atgacTGCAAACCTTTTCATGGATTCATCAAGCCAAAACTCTAATTCGCCAACCTCTAATCAGGTCGATGCTTCTCTCCAATCCGCCCTTCCTCCCATTCCTTCAAGCTCTAACCCCACCGCAGCTCGTCACTCCAATTTGAATCCCAACATTGTGCAAAACCCTACTTCAGATGCCAATTCAGTCCATGATCACTTTCTTTTTGTGGCGATACCCAAAGGCAAAAGGCGAGGCCGGCCCCGGAACCTGACACCACACCAAAACCATGTAAGGCTGTCTTCTCTGTCTCTCAATAGCGGCGTGAGTACTACAGGGGCTTCTTTGGAAAGTTCTAGTTCAGGCCAGGTTATTAGGACTAGGCTGCATAGCCGAGGCAGTCTAGCGTCGAAGAAACATGGATCCAGTTCAAATTATGCTACTCCGGCAAAGAAAAGTGTGGACGACATGTCTGATGAGATCATCGTGATAAATAAGGATGCCACTGCTGAGGCATTGACTGCGCTTACATCCGGATTCCCGGCTGATTCGCTTACTGATGAGGAAATAGATTATGGGGTTGTTTCCGTGGTGGGAGGAATAGAACAGGTTAACTATATATTGATTAGGAATCATATAATTACTAAGTGGCGTGAGAATGTGTCGAGTTGGATAACGAAGGAAATGTTTGTGGACATTGTGCCAAAGCATTTTGGGGCACTATTGGATAGGGCTTATGGTTACTTAGTTACACACGGGTATATTAACTTTGGGGTGGCGCCTGGAATAAAGGAGAGGATTCTGGTTGACCCGAAACAACCAAGTGTGATAGTGGTTGGGGCTGGGCTTGCGGGCTTGGCTGCTGCAAGGCAGTTGATGGCTTTTGGTTTTAAGGTTACAGTCTTAGAGGGTAGGAAGCGTGCTGGAGGGAGAGTGTATACAAAGAAATTAGAAGGTAACAATAGGGTAGCAGCTGTGGATTTGGGGGGGAGTGTGCTAACAGGCACTCTGGGGAATCCACTTGGGATTCTGGCTAGGCAGTTGTCGTTCTCACTTCATAAGGTGAGGGATAAGTGCCCTCTATATAGAGTGGATGGGACACCTGTTGATCCTGTATCAGATCGGAAAGTAGAGGCTGGTTTCAATCAGCTTTTAgacaaattaagtaaaaacAGGCAGTTAATGGGGGAGGTTTCGCAGGATGTGTCTCTTGGGGCTGCTTTGGAGACGTTCAGGGATCCCTTAGATGAAGAGGAAATGAACTTATTTAACTGGCATCTCGCAAACTTGGAATATGCAAACGCCAGTCTGCTGTCTAGGCTTTCATTAGCCTTTTGGGATCAAGATGATCCATATGATATGGGAGGGGACCATTGCTTTCTTCCTGGTGGAAATGGAAGACTGGTTCAGGCATTATTGGAGAACGTTACTATTCATTATGACAAAATTGTCCAGGCCATCCGTTATGGCAGTGATGGGGTGCAGGTTGTTGTTGGTGGAGGCCAAGTTTATGAGGGTGATATGGTTCTTTGCACGGTACCCCTGGGGGTTCTGAAAAGTCGGTCTATTGAGTTTATCCCTGAGTTGCCTCAGAGGAAGCTTGATGCGATAAGGAGACTGGGATTTGGCTTGTTAAACAAGGTTGCGTTGCTCTTTCCCCATGCATTTTGGGGGACTGATCTAGATACATTTGGCCATCTCTCTGATCATCCTAGCCGTCGAGGAGAGTTCTTTCTTTTCTATAGCTATGCAACCGTTGCTGGTGGTCCACTTTTGATAGCTTTAGTAGCAGGAGAAGCTGCGTACCGGTTTGAGACTGCAGATCCTACTGATTCTGTGCAAAGAGTGCTTCGGATTCTAAGAG ACATATACGAGCCACAAGGCATTGAAGTCCCAGATCCTATTCAAACTGTCTGTACAAGATGGGGAGGTGACCCCTTAAGTTGTGGTTCTTACTCGAATGTTTCAGTTGGGGCATCAGGAGatgattatgatattttagCAGAAAGTGTGGGGGACGGGAGACTTTTCTTTGCTGGCGAAGCTACCAATCGGCGTTATCCAGCAACCATGCATGGCGCTTTGCTTAGTGGGTTCAGAGAAGCTGCCAATATGGCTCAATATACTAAAGTTAGAGCATCAAAAATAAAAGCTGAGAAGATTCCATCACAAAATGCACACACATGTGCTTCTATTCTTGCAGATTTATTCAGGCAGCCTGATGTGGAATTTGGCAGTTTTGCCTTGCTATTTAGTAGAAAAAATGCTGATCCTATGGCTATTTTGAGGGTTACATTTGGTGGACACAGAAAGAAACCGGATCAGCAATTTTCTAACAAGTTACTTTTTGAGCAACTTCACTCTCATTTTAATCAGCAGCAGGAGTTTCATGTTTACACACTGCTACCTAAGCAACAAGCCCTCGAGCTGAGAGAGGTAAGGGGAGGTGATGAGACTAGGCTAAATTACCTTGAGAAGGTTGGTGTCAAGCTGATTGGAAGAAAGGGTTTGGGGCCATCAGCGGATTCCATAATTGCTTCGGTTAAGGCTGAGAGGAGCAGCCGCAGGCGCAGCCGTAACCGCAATCCTTCTTTATCTG GAATGCCAAAGCCGCGAGTAGCTGCCACCAACCCTAGACAGATTAG GCTAAAATTATACGGCACAACAACAACATATTTTCCAGCCCAAGCAAAAATATCGAAAGTAAAGCTGGCAGCAGTGGCAGTCTTGCAGAGTCTAGGATATTGGTCAATAGTAATGGCTCAGATACTGGAGTAA
- the LOC125209822 gene encoding uncharacterized protein LOC125209822, with protein MFNDEEPIAFKKMHGFSTVDGFVEINKNLTDMIKFVANEPSVGLYYIQHHTQKVTPNLLDLKNKVTEKSRETALHTEDLDDSMSMLRSMKECGVAVADEMLRDIKKSLSIISAKQPKRGVMYSTSTSFLPRTSSWSPASWGRNAVFPQQDGDRSPGYLSSAFKSVTQRAQSFNRSQTGSEEAFESSNEKLPYDFSPAAASTSGSSPSATVEEPETLDSPLLDENGRELQEESQLSKSLSHQHFLALHENYDEFKASREAKLEEWLGGEGREDRRGGKNLDR; from the exons ATGTTCAA TGATGAGGAGCCAATTGCCTTCAAGAAGATGCATGGTTTTTCCACAGTTGATGGCTTTGTGgagataaacaaaaatttgacAGACATGATCAAATTTGTGGCAAATGAGCCCTCTGTGGGGCTTTACTATATCCAGCATCATACTCAGAAGGTAACCCCCAACCTTCTCGATCTCAAGAACAAAGTCACTGAAAAATCACGCGAGACTGCTTTGCATACGGAAGATCTCGACGATTCCATGTCAATGTTGAGGTCGATGAAGGAATGTGGGGTCGCGGTTGCAGATGAAATGCTTAGAGATATAAAAAAGTCCCTTTCCATCATATCAGCGAAGCAGCCAAAAAGGGGAGTTATGTACAGTACCAGCACCAGTTTTCTTCCAAGAACGAGTTCCTGGTCTCCGGCCTCTTGGGGTCGTAATGCAGTTTTCCCACAGCAGGATGGTGATAGGAGCCCCGGTTACCTGTCTAGTGCTTTTAAGTCAGTCACACAGCGAGCTCAGAGCTTCAACCGGTCTCAGACGGGCTCTGAGGAAGCGTTTGAGTCTAGCAACGAGAAGCTTCCTTATGATTTTAGTCCTGCAGCCGCGAGCACATCAGGTAGTAGTCCTTCTGCAACGGTAGAAGAGCCGGAGACTTTAGATTCACCGCTGTTGGATGAGAATGGCAGGGAGCTGCAAGAAGAGTCACAGCTGAGTAAGAGTCTGTCTCATCAGCATTTTCTGGCATTGCACGAGAACTACGACGAGTTCAAGGCCAGTCGGGAAGCGAAACTGGAAGAATGGTTGGGAGGAGAAGGTCGTGAGGATCGAAGAGGAGGGAAAAATTTGGACAGATGA
- the LOC125212094 gene encoding uncharacterized protein LOC125212094 isoform X1: protein MMASSLTSKQNFQCQFPSLSLHQPNTQLHLRSCIPNFPSSVGGFSHLKLKLKHRISRASSEDLPPELTDEDSKFVPLASEDSNYGPPALLLLGFEVEEAAKIQLFLKELDGEFLEVIFCTEDMISRSLWEAVNTRQSNLETLKIATSVPRICFLSGLTGEEMMMFIDAFPESGLEPPVFAALVPYSANKPLTELIDEIMGDHELLSARQTS from the exons ATGATGGCTTCTTCACTCACatccaaacaaaattttcagtGCCAAttcccatctctctctcttcatcaacCAAACACACAGTTACATCTGAGATCATGCATTCCAAATTTTCCTTCATCAGTAGGAGGTTTTTCTCATTTGAAACTTAAACTCAAGCATAGGATTTCAAGAGCCTCTTCTGAAg ATTTACCTCCAGAATTGACTGATGAGGATTCCAAATTTGTTCCTTTAGCTTCAGAGGATTCAAATTATGGCCCCCCT GCTTTGTTGTTGCTAGGTTTTGAAGTTGAAGAAGCAGCAAAG ATACAACTATTTCTGAAGGAGCTGGATGGCGAATTTCTTGAG GTGATTTTTTGCACTGAAGACATGATAAGTCGTTCGCTCTGGGAAGCGGTGAACACCAGACAATCGAATCTGGAAACACTGAAG ATTGCAACATCAGTTCCGCGAATTTGCTTCCTATCTGGTCTTACCGGGGAGGAGATGATGATGTTCATAGATGCCTTCCCAGAAAGTG GTTTGGAACCTCCTGTGTTTGCGGCCCTCGTCCCATATAGCGCCAACAAACCTTTAACAGAGTTGATAGATGAGATCATGGGAGACCATGAATTGCTA TCTGCGCGACAAACAAGCTAG
- the LOC125212094 gene encoding uncharacterized protein LOC125212094 isoform X2 has product MMASSLTSKQNFQCQFPSLSLHQPNTQLHLRSCIPNFPSSVGGFSHLKLKLKHRISRASSEDLPPELTDEDSKFVPLASEDSNYGPPALLLLGFEVEEAAKIQLFLKELDGEFLEVIFCTEDMISRSLWEAVNTRQSNLETLKIATSVPRICFLSGLTGEEMMMFIDAFPESGNQLLQLTRNSVLQNI; this is encoded by the exons ATGATGGCTTCTTCACTCACatccaaacaaaattttcagtGCCAAttcccatctctctctcttcatcaacCAAACACACAGTTACATCTGAGATCATGCATTCCAAATTTTCCTTCATCAGTAGGAGGTTTTTCTCATTTGAAACTTAAACTCAAGCATAGGATTTCAAGAGCCTCTTCTGAAg ATTTACCTCCAGAATTGACTGATGAGGATTCCAAATTTGTTCCTTTAGCTTCAGAGGATTCAAATTATGGCCCCCCT GCTTTGTTGTTGCTAGGTTTTGAAGTTGAAGAAGCAGCAAAG ATACAACTATTTCTGAAGGAGCTGGATGGCGAATTTCTTGAG GTGATTTTTTGCACTGAAGACATGATAAGTCGTTCGCTCTGGGAAGCGGTGAACACCAGACAATCGAATCTGGAAACACTGAAG ATTGCAACATCAGTTCCGCGAATTTGCTTCCTATCTGGTCTTACCGGGGAGGAGATGATGATGTTCATAGATGCCTTCCCAGAAAGTGGTAATCAGTTACTACAACTTACACGAAACTCTGTATTACAAAACATCTGA
- the LOC125210131 gene encoding cysteine protease XCP1-like: MAEHGVSYENEEVKVVRYQIFKDNVQHIEKHNQEGKHSYKLEINKFADLTNEEFLAKYARSSKPLFKRQSSNQSSFEYKDMKDIPPSLNWRDHNAVTAVKSQGGCG; encoded by the coding sequence ATGGCTGAACATGGAGTCTCCTATGAGAATGAGGAAGTAAAGGTGGTAAGGTATCAGATATTTAAAGATAATGTGCAACACATTGAGAAGCATAATCAAGAAGGTAAACACTCGTACAAACttgagataaataaatttgcagATCTAACGAATGAAGAGTTCTTGGCTAAGTATGCAAGAAGTTCCAAGCCATTATTCAAGAGACAATCATCGAATCAATCATCTTTTGAATACAAAGATATGAAAGATATACCGCCTAGTCTCAACTGGAGAGATCACAATGCTGTTACAGCTGTAAAGTCTCAAGGAGGATGTGGTTAG